In Akkermansia muciniphila ATCC BAA-835, the genomic stretch GGTGGTAGTAGCGGCGTCTCCAGAGCATTCCTTGCAGTCAAACAACATATTTTTGATCATAGAATATGAATTTTACCACCATAAACTGCGTCATTTCCCAGTTCTTCTTCAATTCTAAGCAATTGATTGTATTTGGCCATGCGGTCGGAACGGCTTAGAGAGCCGGTTTTGATTTGCCCCGCGTTCGTCGCTACGGCAATATCCGCGATCGTGGCGTCTTCCGTTTCCCCGGAGCGGTGGGAGATGATGGCGGAGTATTTGTTATCCTTGGCCAGTTCCACCGTATCCAGCGTTTCCGTCAGGGAACCTATCTGGTTGACTTTCACCAGGACGGCATTCGCTACATGGCGGGAAATGCCCTGATTCAGGAATTCCACATTCGTCACGAACAGGTCGTCCCCTACCAGCTGGGTATTGCCGCCCATGGCTTTAGTTAGCTGTTCCCAGCCCAGCCAGTCGTTTTCCGCACAGCCGTCCTCAATGGAAATGATGGGGTATTTTTTCTGGAGTTCCTGATAGTAAGCCGTCAGTTCCTCCGCTGTTCTGCCCAGGCCGTCTGATTTTTTGAAGACGTACAGGTTCCGGGAGGGATCGTAGAATTCGGAGGAAGCCACGTCCAGGGCAATGAAGATATCCGTGCCCAGGGTGTACCCGGCCCGTTTTACGGCCTGTGCAATGCATTCCAGGGCGTCGTCTGCTGATTTCAGGGCCGGGGCGAATCCCCCTTCATCCCCCACAGCAGTGGAAAGGCCGCGGTCATGCAGCACATCCTTGAGCGCATGGAAAACTTCCGCCCCGTAGCGCAGGGATTCCCGGAAAGTGGGAGCCCCCTTGGGCATGATCATGAATTCCTGAAAGTCGATGGGGGAGTCCGAATGGGCTCCACCATTGATTATGTTCATCATGGGGACGGGCAAAACCTTGGCGTTCGGTCCACCCAGGTATTTGAAAAGGGGAAGGTTGAGCTGAATGGCGGCGGCTTTTGCCACGGCCAGGGAGACGCCCAGGATGGCGTTGGCCCCCAGGCGGGATTTATTGGGCGTGCCGTCCAGGTCGATCATGATTTTGTCAATGGCCGGCTGCAGGGTGGCATCGTGCCCTGATATTTCCGGGGCAATGATTTTATTGATGTTTTCCACGGCTTTAAGCACGCCCTTGCCTCCGTAGCGCTTGGCGTCTCCATCCCGGAGTTCCCAGGCTTCATGTTCTCCGGTGGAGGCTCCGCTGGGGACGGATGCGCGTCCGATAGCTCCCCCGGCGAGGGCCACGTCCACTTCCACGGTGGGATTGCCCCGTGAGTCGATGATTTCACGGCCGCGGACGTCAATGATTTCCATTTCATTCATGATCATAAGATTTCTTTTTGTCCTTTTTAGACAGGGAAACAGGCTTTCCCGTTCCGGAGAAGCATGTCATGTCCCTAGAAGTTCCGGTTTCAAAAGCAGGACTGACGCAGAACGGGGACGAAGCTTGCCGGCTTCTTCAGGGCCATGATGCCCCGCAGAATGAAGAGGTTCCCTTGCTGGGCATCCGCCTGCCCGTTCTTAGGAATTTTGCCGGGAAGAAGCTCAGGAGAATCTGGCAGGACAGGATGTCGGCGAGGTGCGTGGACCCTCAAAAGGGCAGGAGCAGCCGCTTTTACACGGCGGAAACTGCGGCAGGGGGGGAAGCTGCGCCGTTTCGTGACGCAGGGAAGGACGGCATGCCGGAACGGGGCCTTGATTCCGTCCCGTTCCGGGTATGGAATGAGGCGCTTACTATTAAAACCATGCCTAACATTAACGATAACTTCCTCAAGTTGCAGGCGGGATATTTGTTCCCGGAAATAGGGCGCCGCGTGAATGCGTTTGCCGAATCCCATCCGGAGGCGGCCAAAAGGCTGATTCGCTGCGGCATCGGCGATGTGACGGAGCCGCTTCCCATGGCGGCTATTGAAGCCATGCACCGGGCCGTGGATGATTTGTCCACTCATGAACGTTTTCACGGCTATGGGCCGGAGCAGGGGTATTTCTGGCTGAGGGAGGCAATTGCCAAAAAAGCCTATCAGGCCCACGGCGTGCATGTGGAAGTGGATGAGATTTACGTGTCTGACGGAGCCAAATGCGACACGGGAAACATTCTGGATATTTTCGGGCCCGGCAACAGAATCGCCGTGCCGGATCCGGTTTATCCCGTGTATGTGGATACCAATGTCATGGCCGGGAATACCGGGAGTTCCAGCCCGGATGGTTCTTATGAAGGGCTGGTGTATCTGCCGTGCACTCCGGAAAATAATTTTGTGCCGCAATTGCCTGATGAGCATGTGGATTTGATTTACCTGTGCTTCCCGAACAATCCTACCGGGGCCGTAGCTTCCCGGAATGAACTGCTGAAATGGGTGGAATACGCCCGGGCGAACCGTGCCATTATCCTTTATGATTCCGCTTATGAGGCTTTCATACAGGATTCTTCCATTCCCAGATCCATTTTTGAAATTCCCGGCGCGCGGGATTGCGCCATTGAGTTCCGTTCCTTCTCCAAGCAAGGAGGCTTTACAGGGGTGCGCTGCGGTTATGTGGTGATTCCCAAGGAATTGCACGGATATGATTCCGAAGGGAACAAGGTTTCTATCAGCCGACTCTGGAGCCGCCGCACCAGCACGAAATTCAACGGCGCTTCCTATATTGTCCAGCGGGGTGCCGCGGCTTTGTTCACCATGGAGGGCATGGCCCAGACTGCCGCGCTCATCAGCCATTACCTGGGGAATGCTTCGCTTCTGCTGAATGCCTGCCGTCAGGCGGGCATGCGCGTGTGGGGCGGGGAAAACGCCCCTTATGTATGGGTACAGTGTCCGGACGGTCTGGACAGCTGGCAAATGTTTGACAAGATGCTGCATGAGGCGAATGTGGTTATTACGCCTGGTTCCGGTTTTGGTTCCAGGGGGGAAGGGTTCTTCCGCATTTCCGCGTTTAATTCACGGGAAAACGTGGATGAAGTCTGCCGCCGCATCCACAGCCTGTTTGCCAGATAGAAGGGCGTTTTCAGACAGATGTCCAGGCCGCGGTGCAAAACACCGCGGCCTGTGTATTTCTTTCCGGGTGGGTTGATGACCGTGGCATTGTATTTCCTGCCGGGAGGGGAGTTCCTGTAAAAAGGTCATCTTCCTTTCTTACGGATTTGGACCGGGAAAGAGCAGAGTCCGTTTTCAAGTGATGGGATTCCGGTAAAGGGGCGTTTCTATGGCATATTCGGCCCTTGCCCCCGTTCATTTGTACGGAGTAGGTTGTTGCTTATGTCCCCGTGGGTGCGCATGAGTTCCTTTTTCCGGCAGGCTGCTTTTCCTGCATGTTGCGCCTGCCTGCTGTCTGTTGCTGGCACCATCCGGGGGCAGGAAGGGGAAGCGGAGCTTCCTTCTGTGGAGCCGCTTTCCTGTGCGCATGCCCCAGATGGGAGGGTAACAGTTCGGGGGTCGGTTATGGGTACGGTGTTCACGGTGCGCGCTTATCCCGGGAGTGGCATGGACGCGAAAGATGCGGAGAGGATTTGCGGGGAGGCTCTGGCCTGTGCCGTCCACTGGGAAAAAGTGATGTCCGCCATGGATGCGGAAAGCGGTCTGACCCGGCTTAATGCTGCGGAATACGGCATTTCCGTGCCTGTTTCTCCGGAATTGGAAAGGGTGCTTCTTCTGTCCCTGAATTATGCCCGGCTGACAAACGGTGCTTTTGATCCCACACTGGGACCCTGCATTCGCCTGTGGAAAAAGAGCCGCCGCCTTGGCGTCCTCCCGTCCGATGAGGAGCGGGAATGCGCGCTCCGGGCATGCGGATGGGAAAAGTTGTCCGTCCGTAAGGGAATGGCGGTCAAGGCGGTTTCTGGAATGAGGCTGGATTTGGGAGGCATGGGCAAGGGCTTTGCCGTGGACCGAATGGCGGAGATGTTGAAAACAAGGGGTATATGTTCCTTCTTCATAGACAGTACCAGCGATGTTCTGGCCGGCGCTCCTCCTCCCGGGGAACCGGGATGGCGGCTGCGGGTGGATACAGGAAGAGGGCAGGGGGAAGTGTTGCTGTTGAGCCATGCGGCCGTTTCCACTTCCGGGAGTGCCCGTCAGATGGTGAAAATTGGCGGGAAAGCGTATTCCCACGTGCTTGATCCCCGGTCGGGGCTGGGCGTTACGGAAGGGAGGCAGGTGAGCGTCCGGGCGTCTTCCGCTGCGCTGGCGGATGCCCTGGCGACGGCAGGGTGTGTGATGCGTGAGGAGGAGTTCCGTTCCCTGGCGGCCGGATTGCCGGGAGTGTCCGTTCCGGCCTTTTTTCAAAGTCCGCCATGTTCTGCGGGGGAAACGCAGAAACAGGATGGACTGCGGAAGGAGGGAGGAATGGGGTCAATGAAAGGAATGACAAAGCAACTACGTTTTTAAGGTACACCTTTATAACCCTGTTTATGAGATTGTACCATTTTTTACTCCCTGCCGTTGTCAGCGCTGCCGTATCTGCGTCATTTGGGGCAGAGTTCCCTAATCCCTATCCTGCGCCCGCTCCCGGTGTCCGCCTGACTCCAGAGATTCCGCTTTCACCCTCCATTAATGGCGCCCGTATCGTCGGGGCTACCCCCGGTTCCCGCATGCTGTTCCAGGTTCCCGTCTCCGGGGAGCGGCCCATGAAAATTCAGGCAACAGGGCTGCCCCCAGGCCTGAAGATGGATTCGCGCGGATTGATTTCGGGTACCGCTCCGTCCGGGAAGAGGGAATACAAGGTAAATATCCAGGCTTCCAACAGGCATGGAAAGGACATGAAGGAGCTGATTCTGAAGGTGGGGGACGAATTGTGCCTGACTCCGCCCATGGGCTGGAGCAGCTGGTATTCCTACAGTGAGGCCGTAGGGGAGGATAATGTGCTGAAGACGGCACGGCTTTTTGTGGAACGGGGTCTGGTCAATCATGGCTGGGCCTATATCAACATTGACGACTGCTGGCAGGGCAGGCGCGGAGGGAAGTATGGCGCCATTCAACCCAATAAGCGTTTTCCTGACATGAAGGCCATGTGCGACGCTATTCACGCCATGGGCATGAAAGCGGGCATTTATTCCACGCCTTGGATGGGAACGTATGCCGGTTTTATCGGAGGGAGCGCGCCCAACGCTAAGCCGGACTACGGGGAAATGGCCATTCCGGAAAAGGAGCGCAAGCAGGAGGATCAAATCTTTGGAAGTTATCCGGGAGTTCATCGCAGAAAGGCGGATCATGTGGGAGCCGTCTGGCTGTTTGACCGTGACGCTAAACAATGGGCGGATTGGGGGTTCGATTATGTGAAAGTGGATTGGAATCCCAACGATGTGTCTACGACAAAGCGCATCCGCAAGGCGCTGGACGAGTCCGGGAGGGATATCGTGCTCAGCCTGTCCAATGCCGCCCCGTACGAACATGTGGAAGAGCTGGGCAAGCTGGCGAATTTATGGCGGACGACGGGGGATATCCAGGATCACTGGGGCAGCGTCAGCGGCATCGGTTTTTCCCAGGAACGCTGGCAGAAGCATATGCGCCCGGGACATTGGAATGATCCGGACATCCTCCAGATCGGGAAGCTGGGCAAACCCAACCAGCCCAACACCACGTTTGTCCAGACGCGGCTGACTCCGGATGAACAGTACACCCATGTGACCCTGTGGTGCCTGCTGTCCGCTCCGCTCATCGTCTCCTGTGATTTGGAGCATATTGATTCGTTTACGATGGGACTGCTTACCAATGATGAGGTGATAGCGGTGGATCAGGATCCGGCTGCCCGTCCCGCCCGCAAAGCGTGGCACCAGGGGAATTTCCAGGTGTGGATGAAGGAGTTGTCCGACGGTTCCGTGGCGGCTGGCTTTTTCAATACCGGGAAGGAGAAAGGAATTTTGAAGGTGAATCTGAAGGAGCTGGGGCTTTCCGGAGCGTATGAGGCAAGGGACCTCTGGAAACGCGCTGACCAGGGGACCGTACAGGGAGATATGGCGGTAGAATTGAACGGGCATGGAGCATCCATGTTCCGGTTCAGCAAAAAGAAGTAACGGGAAGGAGACGGCTCTGTATTCATTCAGGGGCGGCGGGGATATGCCGCCCCTGAAGCCTGTGGCAGGGGAGGCTTTTCATTGAACCGGCATCCATAGAAATAAGCCTTCTGCACAAAATCCCACTTTTACAGTACCTGTCGGCGGATTGCCGGATTCCAGGAGGGGCAGGAGGGGCAGTGAATGCCTCCCCCGCACCAGAGCTTGCGCTTCAATTCCGGAAAGTTTTCTCCGGCAGGCCTTTGTTATTGTGTAATAAAAAACCGCTCCGGCAGATCCGGAGCGGTTCTTATAAAAGAGATTGATGTGACTTGCCTTAATCTCTCCCGACAGCTTTTCTAGGCGGCAATGCCGAAATGCTGCTGAATGGAGGCGAAAATCTTGTCGCGACGGGCGCGGGCTTTTTCAATGTCACGGGTTTTCAGCGAGAATCTCAGGCGTTCCGCCGTGGAGTCCGGCTTGTGAACCGTAACGTGGCACCACCAAACCCCCCTGTTGTTCCACAGGTGGTGGTTGGGGTTGTCATCATTAATTCTAAGAGCGATTTTGGTTTGGGCTTTCATCTGTGTGATCTTTTCCAGTAGAGGACGTATTGTTTACGTCCGTTGGCATATTAATGTTTCAATAAAACCTTCAACTTGGAGGTGCCTCACTTAAGCAGATGATCCCTTGTCTTTTTGGACATCTTTTTCTGCCAGTTGCTCACCTCGTTGAAGCCTTAGAGTTCAAGTGGTGGAACAACGTTCAAAAAAAGAATCTTTTTTACAGGAGACCTACTTTTTTAAGAGTGTTGTAAGCACCGTTCTTGTTGATCGTACGCAGGGCCTTGGCGGAAATCTTCATTTTCACGAATTGACCGAGTTCAGGAACCCAGATGCGCTTCTCCTGAAGGTTGGGGAAAACGGTACGATTGACAGTCTTAGTGACGTGACGACCAATACCGCCCTTTTTCTTGGCAAGACCGGAGCGATGGATACGACGACCTTTGTGAGGCATGGTACCTCTGATGATGCAAATTCGGGACATGGCAATCGAAGTTATTTGTTAATGCGAGAGAGATAATCTAGCGTATTTTTGCCTAAGGTCAAGAACAACCGGACGAAAGCCCTGGAATTTATCCTGGACTGTACGGAAGCATGCCTTTTCTTTTGCGCGAACTCCGGTTTTTTCTCCCATGATGAAGAGGGGTTGCAGAGACGGTGAGCTGAAAGCGGGAGGGGGCTGATCCGGGAAGATGAACGGTACCGCAGACAAAGAGGAGAATGAGGCGTTCTTCCATATTTTTTCCGGACTTCCGCCGTGGGAGCAGGGGCTGGCCGGATAGCCGGGCCGGATGAAGGCCTTTCACCGCAGGAAAAGTGCAGAACACGGGAAAGATGGCCCCCTTTGGTTTTTTCACGGCAGCGGCATATGGCTGCCTGCTTCCGGGTAAAACGTATCCGGCGCTTGCACGGAGGGGCGTTCCATGAGAAATTGAAAGCATGAGTGAGAATCATTATGCAGAGTTTTCCGAATGCAGTATGAAGCCCCAGGAGGTGCTGGAATATGTTTCCGGCCCCATTCCCGTTCCGGAGGAGGGAGAAGTTCTGGTCCGGATGAAGGCGGCTCCGATCAACCCGGCGGACATCAATTTTGTACAGGGAGTTTATGGCCTGAAGCCCGTGCTGCCGCACTCCCGCGCCGGCCTGGAAGGCTGCGGCGTGGTACAGGAATCTCGCGCAGCGGGATTTCGAGAGGGAGATGAAGTGATTCTCCTGCGCGGCGTGGGTTCCTGGAGCGAGTATGTGGCGGTTCCCTCCGTGAATGTCATGAAGCTCCCGGTGAAGGTAGATCCCGTCCAGGCGGCCATGCTGAAGGTGAATCCCCTGACCGCTCTGCGCATGCTGGAAGGGTTCGTTTCCCTGGAACCGGGGGATTGGCTGGTGCAGAATGCCGCCAATTCCGGAGTGGGAAGGTGCATTATTCAACTGGCCCGTGAAATGGGCGTGAAGACAGTGAATTTTGTGAGAAGGCCGGATGAATTGAGGGATGAATTGACTGCGCTGGGCGCCGATCTGGTGGTGGGAGAGGATGACGGGGATGTGGTGAAGAATACGCTGGCCCGCCTGGATGGAAAGAGGCCTGTGCTGGCTTCCAATGCCGTGGGCGGGGAAAGCGCCCTGCGCCTGATGGATATGCTGGCTCCCGGTGGAAGCATGGTGACGTACGGAGCCATGAGCCGGAAGAGCATCAAGGTGCCGAACGGTTTTCTGATTTTCAAGGGTATTAAACTGGAGGGCCTGTGGGTGACGCAGTGGCTTAAGAATGCCCCTGTTTCAGAGATTGAGGCCGCCTATGAGAAACTGGCGCGCCTGATGGCGGACGGCAGGTTGAAGCAGGCTGTGGATACCGTTTATCCGCTAAGCGATGTGCGGAAGGCTGTGGAGAAGGCGCAGGAGGAGTTCCGCAGCGGCAAGGTGGTGCTTAGCATGGATTGCGCCTGATGCGTGGAAAGGGAGTTTTTGCGCTTTCCCGTGCTGCGGAATGCTGGAAGGATTTTTTCAGCGTTCCGTGGTTTGGGTAGTATTGGCTGCTGGCCTGGATGATGGCGGGGCTGAACTTTTATTCCATCTGGCAGGCAGGCGATTTGTTCTGGAAAAAAGCCGTTTTGCCCGGAAAGGTCTGTGTACGGAGGGAATGGTGCGGAGCGTCACGAAGGATACGGTGCGGTTGTGGCGCCATTCGCGGATCATGAACCCGTCCGGGCTTTCTCTGGATGTCTGGGCACCGGAAGTGCGTTCCCATCCGCAGACCCGGGAGGGACGGCGCGTGCGCGCCGTTTGGTTTCAGCCCAGCGTGGAATCAAGCCAGGTGTTGAGTATTTCCACAGCGGCTACCTGGTCGATGATGGGGCGGAAGTTTTTTGCCTTTTTGCCGGCGGCGTGCAGTTTTTCCTGGGCAATGACGGTGGTGAGGCATTCATCCATGAAAATCAGGGGAAGGCCTGGAAGGGCTGCGGCCAGTTCCCTGCCGAATGCACGCACCTTGGCTGCGGCGGTCCCTTCCGTGCCGTCCATGCGGACGGGAAGGCCCAGCACCAGGGTGCGTATTCCCCGTTCCTGGACGAGCTGGACAATGCGGGAAATTCCGTCCGTCTGATGCCTGTGGATAGTTTCTACGGGATGGGCCATGATGCCCACGGGGTCCGTGGCGGCAATGCCGATGCGGGCTTCTCCGTAGTCGATGCCCAGGGCGGGGTGCGGACTGGTCATCTGAGTTCGTCCGGAAGCTGGTTGACGATTTTCTTGATTTCGTCCGCCTTGTTTTTATCCGCAATGAGGATGGCGTCCGCCGTTTCCACCACAATCAGGTTTTCCACTCCCAGCAGGGCCACGTGCTTGTCCCCCTTTTGGGAGAAAACAATGTTGCCGGAGGCGTCCTGCACGGTGATGTCCGTGTTGGTGGTGTTTTTATTGTGGGTTTCCAGATAGTTGGCTACGGATATCCAGGAACCTACGTCGTCCCAGTCAAAGGTTGCTTCCATGTTCAGCACTCTGTCCGCATGCTCCATGAGCGCGAAGTCTATGGAGACGGGGGTGAGCGCCGGGAATTCTTCCCGGATGGTTTCCTGCGGGGCCGGAGATTCCGCAACGTGTTCCACGAAGGAGGCCAGTTCCGGGCAGTGCTTGTCCAGCTGTTCGCACACGGCAGGAATGCTCCATACGAACATGCCGGCGTTCCAGCAGAAATTGCCCCGGCTCAGGTAGGCTGCAGCCGTGGCCGTGTCCGGTTTTTCGCGGAATTGAATGACTTCGCGGCAGGAACAGCCCGGAGCGGAGTGGATTTCTTTTCCGCGTTCAATGTAGCCGTAGGAGGGGCAGGGCCAGGTTGGCTTGATACCCACGGTGACAAGCGCTTTTTCCCTGGCAGCCGTGTCCATGGCGGCTTTCATCAGGGTGCGGAAGGAGTCCTGGTCCTGAATGAGCTGGTCGGAGGGGATAACGAGCATGACTCCGTGCGGGTCCGCCGCCTTGATGAGACCAATGCCCAGGGCGATGGCAGGCGCCGTGTCCCGGCGCACGGGTTCGGAAATGATGTTGTCCACGGGAATATCGTGGGCCTGGCGGCGCACTTCCGCTTCCTGCAGATGGTTGGTCAGGATAAAGATGTTTTGCCTGGGCACCAGCCCGTCCAGCCTGTCGATAGCCTGGCGAAGGAGGGTTCCTTCTCCGAACATGTTCAGGAGTTGTTTGGGGCGGTGGTCGCGGGAAAGAGGCCAGAAACGGGTGCCGCTGCCGCCGGCCAGAATAAGAGCGTATTGGTTCATGGCTGTTTCGCAGGAATGGGGGTTCAAGAGGGTCAGAGAGCGCCGAAACGGCGTTTTCTACGGGAGTAGTCCAGCAGAGCAGCTTCCATGTCCCGGTCGCAAAAGTCCGGCCACAACGTGTCCGTCACATGAATTTCCGCATAGCTGATTTGCCAGAGAAGAAAGTTGGAGACGCGCATTTCTCCAGAGGTGCGGATAAGCAGATCCGGTTCCGGCATGCCGGCGGTGTCCAGGTACTCGCCGAACAGGTCTTCCGTCACGGCGTCCGGCGGGAGTTCTCCGCGGGAGACTTTTTCCGCTATTTTCCTGGCGGCGGCGGCGATTTCCCCCCGGCTGCCGTAGGAAATGGCCAGAACCAGGTTGAGCCTGGTGTTTCCCGAAGTGGCTTCCAGACTGTTCTGAAGCAGTTTCCGGGTGCGGGCGGGAATGCGGGAGAGATCTCCTATGGCGTGGAGGCGCACGCCTTTTTCCATCATTTGGTTGAGGCGTTTTTTCAGGAATTCGTGCAGAAGGAGCATCAGCGCGCGCACTTCCGTCTTCGGACGGTTCCAGTTTTCCGAGGAAAAGGCGTAAAGGGTGAGCCAGGGGATATCATGGGCCATGCAGAAGTCCGCACAGCGTTCCACCGTATCCGCTCCCGCCCGGTGGCCTGCCTGCCGCGGCAGATGGCGGCTGTTCGCCCAGCGGCCGTTGCCGTCCATGATGCAGGCGATGTGAGTCGGCAGTTTTTCCTTGGGAATGGTAAGCATAGATAAGCGTCGCTCCGTTACTCTAGTCCATGACCGGGTCCAGTTCAACACGCAAGTTGTTCAGGATGTATTCCTGTCTTTCCCGCGTGTTTTTGCCCATGTAGAAGGACAGCAGGTCTTTTACCTTGTGGGAGTCTTCCAGCCGGACGCGGTCCAGGCGCATCCCTTCCCCGATGAAAGCCTTGAATTCCTGGGGGGAGATTTCTCCCAGGCCTTTGAACCGGGTAATTTCCGGGTTTTTCCCCAGCAGGCTGATGGCTTCCTCCCTCTCTGCGTCCGAGTAGCAGTAAATGGTTTGCTGTTTGTTGCGCACGCGGAAGAGGGGGGTCTGGAGGATGAAGAGGTGTCCCTCCCGGATCAATTCCGGAAAGAACTGGATGAAGAATGTCATCAAAAGGATGCGGATGTGCATGCCGTCGTCATCGGCGTCCGTGGCGATGACTACCTTGTCATAGCGCAGTTCCTCCAGTCCGTTTTCAATATTCAGGGCATGCTGGAGGAAGTTGAATTCCTCATTTTCATAGACGACTTTACGGCTCATGCCGAAGGAGTTCAGCGGCTTGCCCCGCAGGGAGAAAACGGCCTGGGTTTCCGCGTCGCGCGCCGTAGTGATGGAGCCGGAGGCGGAGATGCCTTCCGTAATGAAGAGGGTGGTTTCCCCGGCGCGGGAGTGTTTGGAGTTGTAATGCACCCGGCAGTCCCGGAGGTTCTTGTTGTGAATTTTGGCCTTGCGGGCGTTTTCGCGCGCCAGCTTCTGGATACCGGAGAGTTCCTTGCGGTCCCGTTCGGAATCCTTGATTTTTGCTTCCAGAGCTTTGGCCGTTTCCGGGTTTTTGTGCAGGTAGTTGTCCAGCTCCCTGGCAATGAAGTTGCCCACAAAGGTGCGGATGGTTTCCCCTTCCGGGCTGATGGTGTTGGACCCCAGCTTGGTTTTGGTCTGGGATTCGAAGACGGGTTCCTTTACCTTGATGGAGATGGCGGCTACGAGGGAGGAACGGATGTCCCCCGCCTCATAGTTTTTCTTGAAGAAGTCCCTCAGGGTTTTGACGATGGCTTCCCGGAAGGCCGCCTGGTGGGTGCCTCCCTGGGTGGTGTGCTGCCCGTTGACGAAGGAGTAGTGCTCCTCCCCGTATTGGCCGCCGTGGGTGAAGGCCACTTCAATGTCATGCCCTTCCAGATGGATGATGGGGTACAGGGGGGCCTCGCTCATCGCTTCCGCAAGCAGGTCCAGCAACCCGTTTTTGGAGATGTAGCGGCGGCCGTTGAAATGCAAGGCCAGCCCTTTGTTGAGGTAGGAGTAGTATCTGCACATTTTTTCGATATACTCCGGCCGGAATTGCGTGGCCGCGGGAAAGATGTCCGGGTCCGCGTGGAAAGCCGTGCGGGTGCCGTTGGGTTCCTCCGTGGCTCCGTCCTTCCGTCCCTTGGGGATTTCCTTTCCGCGGCAGAACTGGTAGGAACGCGTTTCCCCGTCGCGATAGGCCTGGATTTCAAAGAAGTCGGACAGGGCGTTGACCGCCTTGATGCCCACTCCATTGAGGCCTACGGATTTTTTGAAGGCGTCGCTGTCATATTTGGCCCCGGTGTTGATTTTTGCGGCGCAGTCCAGCAGTTTGCCCAGCGGGATGCCGCGGCCGAAGTCGCGCACTTCGCACAGGCCGTCCGGAGTCACGTCAATGGTGATTTTTTTGCCGAACCCCATCACGAATTCGTCGATTGAGTTGTCGATGACTTCTTTCAGAAGGACGTAAATGCCGTCGTCCGGGGAGGCTCCGTCACCCAGTTTGCCGATGTACATCCCCGGGCGCATGCGGATGTGTTCCCTCCAATCCAGGGTTTTGATGCTGTTTTCGTCGTAGGCCATGTGCAACGGGGTCGCGCTTATTATAGCGGCGCCCCCGGAATTTGCGAAGAAAAAATGAGGGGCTGTCCGTCTGCGTTCGATGGAGCTTGACCCGGAGGCCGTCCCTTGGTGGAATCCACGGCGTATGATCAGTTGCAAGGCTCCGTGCAAAGTGAACGTTTCCCTCCGCGTTCTGGGAAAGAGGCCGGACGGCTTCCATGAGGTGGATACCGTGATGGTTCCCTTGGATTTGTGTGATGTGCTGGAGT encodes the following:
- a CDS encoding mannose-1-phosphate guanylyltransferase, which gives rise to MNQYALILAGGSGTRFWPLSRDHRPKQLLNMFGEGTLLRQAIDRLDGLVPRQNIFILTNHLQEAEVRRQAHDIPVDNIISEPVRRDTAPAIALGIGLIKAADPHGVMLVIPSDQLIQDQDSFRTLMKAAMDTAAREKALVTVGIKPTWPCPSYGYIERGKEIHSAPGCSCREVIQFREKPDTATAAAYLSRGNFCWNAGMFVWSIPAVCEQLDKHCPELASFVEHVAESPAPQETIREEFPALTPVSIDFALMEHADRVLNMEATFDWDDVGSWISVANYLETHNKNTTNTDITVQDASGNIVFSQKGDKHVALLGVENLIVVETADAILIADKNKADEIKKIVNQLPDELR
- a CDS encoding isoprenyl transferase, whose amino-acid sequence is MLTIPKEKLPTHIACIMDGNGRWANSRHLPRQAGHRAGADTVERCADFCMAHDIPWLTLYAFSSENWNRPKTEVRALMLLLHEFLKKRLNQMMEKGVRLHAIGDLSRIPARTRKLLQNSLEATSGNTRLNLVLAISYGSRGEIAAAARKIAEKVSRGELPPDAVTEDLFGEYLDTAGMPEPDLLIRTSGEMRVSNFLLWQISYAEIHVTDTLWPDFCDRDMEAALLDYSRRKRRFGAL
- a CDS encoding DNA topoisomerase IV subunit B, with protein sequence MAYDENSIKTLDWREHIRMRPGMYIGKLGDGASPDDGIYVLLKEVIDNSIDEFVMGFGKKITIDVTPDGLCEVRDFGRGIPLGKLLDCAAKINTGAKYDSDAFKKSVGLNGVGIKAVNALSDFFEIQAYRDGETRSYQFCRGKEIPKGRKDGATEEPNGTRTAFHADPDIFPAATQFRPEYIEKMCRYYSYLNKGLALHFNGRRYISKNGLLDLLAEAMSEAPLYPIIHLEGHDIEVAFTHGGQYGEEHYSFVNGQHTTQGGTHQAAFREAIVKTLRDFFKKNYEAGDIRSSLVAAISIKVKEPVFESQTKTKLGSNTISPEGETIRTFVGNFIARELDNYLHKNPETAKALEAKIKDSERDRKELSGIQKLARENARKAKIHNKNLRDCRVHYNSKHSRAGETTLFITEGISASGSITTARDAETQAVFSLRGKPLNSFGMSRKVVYENEEFNFLQHALNIENGLEELRYDKVVIATDADDDGMHIRILLMTFFIQFFPELIREGHLFILQTPLFRVRNKQQTIYCYSDAEREEAISLLGKNPEITRFKGLGEISPQEFKAFIGEGMRLDRVRLEDSHKVKDLLSFYMGKNTRERQEYILNNLRVELDPVMD